In Virgibacillus sp. NKC19-16, a single genomic region encodes these proteins:
- a CDS encoding alpha-hydroxy-acid oxidizing protein translates to MLNEIKDKINYSAPKDVKELDVINVFELEKLAKAVLPKDGYDFIYGGAGDEYTLRNNIEAWNKKGILQRVLADTENPDMRTTILDQELQLPVIVAPIAAHGIAHDSKEAGTAKGVSEYGGSIMSISAYSSSNFDDIENGLQGNNRWFQIYMSDDIEVNKNIIDEAKAVGASAIILTADTNVDGRRERNLRNKFVYPFGMPIVARYLEDGADDTSSDTVYSNKKLKLSVEDVKFLTNYSDLPIFVKGVQTPDDALKAIGAGASGIWVSNHGGRQLDGAPSSFDTLEDISNAIQGEVPIVFDSGIRRGEHIFKAIASGADLVAIGRPVLYGLANGGWKGVKSVFEYFEKDLRTVMQLAGTQTIEDIKNAQLFDYNK, encoded by the coding sequence ATGTTAAATGAAATAAAGGATAAAATAAATTATAGTGCACCAAAAGATGTTAAAGAGTTAGATGTTATAAATGTTTTTGAATTAGAAAAATTGGCTAAGGCTGTGTTACCAAAAGATGGATATGATTTTATATATGGTGGTGCTGGAGACGAATATACTCTAAGAAATAATATTGAAGCTTGGAATAAAAAAGGTATTTTACAAAGAGTATTAGCTGATACAGAAAATCCGGACATGCGTACTACTATATTAGATCAAGAATTACAATTACCTGTTATAGTTGCTCCAATTGCTGCGCATGGTATTGCTCATGATTCAAAAGAAGCTGGAACTGCTAAAGGTGTTTCAGAATATGGTGGAAGTATTATGTCTATTAGTGCTTACTCTAGTAGTAATTTTGATGATATCGAAAACGGCCTACAGGGTAATAATCGATGGTTCCAAATTTATATGAGTGATGATATTGAAGTTAATAAAAATATTATTGATGAAGCAAAAGCTGTAGGAGCTTCAGCGATTATTTTAACAGCTGATACAAATGTAGATGGTAGAAGAGAACGAAATCTCCGTAATAAATTTGTTTACCCCTTTGGAATGCCAATTGTTGCGCGGTATTTAGAAGATGGCGCTGATGATACTTCTTCTGATACAGTTTATAGTAATAAAAAACTAAAACTTTCAGTTGAAGATGTTAAATTTTTAACTAATTATTCAGATTTGCCGATCTTTGTTAAAGGTGTTCAAACGCCAGATGATGCTCTTAAAGCTATCGGTGCTGGTGCTTCTGGTATTTGGGTATCTAATCATGGAGGGCGACAATTAGACGGTGCTCCTAGTTCATTTGATACTTTGGAAGATATTTCAAATGCTATTCAAGGAGAAGTTCCGATTGTATTCGATAGTGGCATTAGACGTGGTGAACATATATTTAAGGCAATTGCAAGCGGTGCAGATTTAGTAGCAATTGGCCGTCCTGTTTTATACGGGCTGGCCAACGGTGGATGGAAAGGAGTTAAATCCGTTTTCGAGTATTTTGAAAAAGATTTGAGAACAGTTATGCAATTAGCTGGTACACAAACAATAGAAGACATTAAAAACGCACAGCTCTTTGATTACAATAAATAA
- a CDS encoding transposase — protein sequence MDKGTMKQFQEVNRIMIDRFHELEPPEILVLDIDSSDSPTYGDQHGGSYNLHYGEII from the coding sequence TTGGATAAGGGAACAATGAAACAATTCCAGGAGGTAAACCGAATAATGATTGATCGCTTTCACGAGCTGGAGCCACCTGAAATCCTTGTGCTGGATATTGATTCATCCGATTCACCAACCTACGGGGATCAGCATGGCGGTTCGTATAATCTACATTACGGTGAAATAATTTAA
- a CDS encoding 2-keto-3-deoxygluconate permease — MILKYVNKIPAGIMVVPLLLGSLIYTFIPSVLEIGSITTALFSNAGVNTLIGAQLFCLGTALKLGDMFHVLKRGGTLLISKFAIGAGIAIAFGYIFGLAGVFGISALAVVAAVTNSNGSMYLALVSEYGDDVDAGAFPLLALNDGPVFTLLALGASGLASIGITELVAAVVPMAVGMLLGNLDEGFQDLFKPVGTALIPLVGFGLGAGINILDIFRGGLSGILLGLITVFVGGLFILFFDRKISKRPGYAAWAVATTGGNAVAVPAIVASVDSAYEPYVASATVQVGASVVFTALLVPIITNWWAKKYGSPQYPLESQINEETKISINRKTIEEN; from the coding sequence ATGATTTTAAAATATGTGAATAAAATTCCTGCTGGCATCATGGTTGTTCCATTGCTTTTGGGTAGTTTAATTTATACATTTATTCCATCTGTATTGGAAATAGGTAGTATAACTACTGCATTATTTTCTAATGCGGGTGTCAATACGTTGATAGGAGCACAGTTATTTTGTTTGGGTACTGCACTAAAACTTGGTGATATGTTTCATGTCCTTAAAAGAGGTGGAACACTGTTAATTTCAAAATTTGCTATAGGAGCTGGAATAGCGATCGCGTTTGGATATATATTTGGTCTTGCTGGAGTATTTGGAATTTCTGCACTTGCTGTTGTTGCAGCCGTTACTAATAGTAACGGAAGTATGTACTTAGCATTGGTAAGTGAATATGGAGATGATGTTGATGCAGGCGCTTTTCCACTTTTAGCACTCAATGATGGCCCAGTATTTACTTTGTTAGCTCTTGGTGCTTCAGGGCTTGCGAGTATAGGGATTACGGAACTTGTAGCAGCAGTTGTCCCTATGGCAGTTGGGATGCTGTTAGGTAATCTAGACGAAGGTTTTCAAGATCTATTCAAGCCGGTTGGAACAGCTTTAATTCCGTTAGTTGGATTTGGTCTCGGGGCAGGGATTAATATCTTGGATATATTCAGAGGTGGACTCTCTGGAATACTACTAGGTTTAATTACAGTTTTCGTAGGAGGTTTGTTTATTCTGTTTTTTGATAGAAAAATTAGTAAAAGACCTGGATATGCAGCTTGGGCTGTAGCAACTACTGGAGGAAATGCTGTTGCTGTTCCTGCTATTGTTGCATCAGTTGATTCAGCATATGAACCTTATGTTGCTTCTGCTACTGTACAAGTTGGAGCTTCAGTAGTTTTTACTGCATTATTGGTTCCAATAATTACGAACTGGTGGGCTAAAAAGTATGGAAGCCCTCAATATCCACTTGAAAGCCAAATTAATGAAGAAACAAAAATAAGTATAAATAGGAAGACCATAGAAGAAAATTAG
- a CDS encoding transposase, translating into MKVNFDAGDLTGDAGILLYQEFSDVIRLHKIVEQMVHIKDGVSHRDHVNHDVIMQKIFQNATGYMQAIM; encoded by the coding sequence GTGAAGGTAAATTTTGACGCCGGTGATTTAACGGGTGATGCTGGTATTTTATTATATCAGGAATTTAGTGATGTTATCAGATTACATAAAATTGTTGAACAAATGGTTCACATAAAAGATGGTGTATCCCATCGTGATCATGTCAATCATGATGTTATCATGCAAAAGATTTTTCAAAATGCTACGGGTTATATGCAGGCGATCATGTAG